One window of the Mytilus galloprovincialis chromosome 14, xbMytGall1.hap1.1, whole genome shotgun sequence genome contains the following:
- the LOC143059423 gene encoding uncharacterized protein LOC143059423, whose translation MEKEGLQRSVEFFKHHNINIKTLVTDRHVQIKKWVRENMEDTTHAFDVWHVAKGMKKKLFALSKEKDCSDVSPWIKSMVNHMYWTAASSANLNEDLILAKWQSISNHIINIHDGHSTLFPSCQHDDLEGRERHKKWLKPGSKVYEKLQDIVNSRQMKKDIPMLSSGQQTSELEGFHSVVNHFAPKMIGFSFHGMLSR comes from the exons ATGGAGAAGGAGGGGCTTCAGAGGAGTGTGGAATTTTTTAAGCACCATAACATCAACATAAAAACACTGGTGACTGATAGACATGTCCAAATTAAAAAATGGGTCAGAGAGAATATGGAAGATACCACTCATGCATTTGATGTATGGCATGTAGCTAAAG GAATGAAGAAAAAACTATTTGCTTTATCGAAGGAAAAGGATTGTTCAGATGTGTCTCCATGGATCAAGAGCATGGTGAATCATATGTACTGGACCGCTGCTTCATCTGCAAACCTGAATGAAGACTTGATATTAGCAAAGTGGCAATCTATTTCCAATCATATAATTAACATTCATGATGGACATAGCACACTGTTCCCCTCTTGTCAACATGATGATCTGGAGGGAAGGGAAAGACACAAAAAGTGGTTAAAACCAG GTTCCAAAGTTTATGAAAAGCTGCAAGACATTGTCAACAGCAGGCAGATGAAGAAGGACATTCCTATGCTGTCATCTGGACAACAGACTTCAGAACTTGAGGGATTTCATTCAGTGGTGAATCATTTTGCACCTAAAATGATTGGTTTTTCATTCCATGGAATGCTTTCTAGGTAA
- the LOC143059203 gene encoding uncharacterized protein LOC143059203: protein MPRGDRGGSSRGSGTRCVAANCGNTNADGFSLHSFPKDPNLRRKWTGFVKLKRANWDGPTEFSALCSVHFIIDDFPFRHRFEIEHMGRAPKKAKLNVGAVPTVHSPSIAKQVSMVKEKPLETEQPIPTTPKHTLPRLEMLSPSETSTCQSSPPKKIRRGYIKREAARLVADHYQNISTVSEPAEEDKQETSVSEPAEDIDQPDNHVMDFEEVVEYEVDDPKPTTASFSCQVNKRPKKRSKYCQTNSKTTKYQKPAVKMRTIGTQTDGTNEIQPPKPLMSDAFQLVRPDNLKPLTMPRKSKEHARSSTTTIDEPFSSPMKDDQESDPSYQPLSPSSDDNDEQEMRNIHVPVEEDSKFIVFQSHLMELFTTCTKCMADTVGEIMYTRGSMVKIKQECKICLYVRFWFSQPFVGNKPAGNLSISAGILFSGSVPSKALRMLKFMNICGISMSSYMNHQKFYLYPAIGHVWHNYQNDYANDIQQQQRSVTLGGDGRADTPGHSAKFGSYTMLDLDEGVVVDIQLVQDRI, encoded by the exons ATGCCGAGAGGAGATCGCGGAGGTTCAAGTAGAGGCAGTGGGACGAGATGTGTAGCAGCTAATTGTGGGAACACAAATGCGGATGGATTTTCTTTGCATTCCTTCCCAAAAGACCCTAATCTTCGTAGAAAATGGACAGGGTTTGTGAAACTTAAGAGAGCCAACTGGGATGGACCAACGGAGTTTTCAGCCCTATGTTCCGTTCATTTTATCATTGATGACTTCCCATTCAGGCATAGGTTCGAGATTGAACATATGGGTAGAGCCCCGAAGAAGGCGAAGCTGAATGTTGGTGCTGTACCTACTGTACATAGTCCAAGTATTGCAAAGCAAGTTAGCATGGTTAAGGAGAAGCCTCTTGAAACAGAGCAACCTATACCGACGACCCCGAAACACACACTTCCACGTCTGGAGATGTTATCACCCTCAGAGACATCAACATGTCAAAGTTCTCCTCCAAAGAAGATCAGAAGAGGCTATATAAAAAGAGAAGCTGCAAGG TTAGTTGCTGATCACTATCAGAATATTAGTACTGTCAGTGAACCAGCTGAGGAGGACAAGCAGGAGACTTCTGTCAGTGAACCAGCTGAGGATATAGATCAACCAGACAACCATGTAATGGATTTTGAAGAG gTAGTAGAATATGAAGTTGATGATCCAAAACCAACTACAGCTTCATTTAGTTGCCAggtcaacaaaagaccaaaaaagagATCAAAGTATTGCCAGACTAATTCAAAGACCACAAAGTATCAGAAACCTGCAGTGAAAATGAGGACAATTG GAACACAAACAGATGGTACAAATGAAATTCAGCCACCAAAGCCCTTGATGAGCGATGCATTTCAGCTGGTCCGACCAGATAATTTGAAACCTTTGACAATGCCAAGAAAGTCCAAAGAACATGCTCGATCATCAACCACCACCATTGATGAACCATTTTCCTCTCCAATGAAAGATGATCAAGAATCAGATCCTAGCTACCAACCTCTTTCACCTTCTTCAGATGATAATGATGAGCAGGAAATGAG AAACATACATGTACCTGTAGAAGAAGACAGCAAATTCATTGTGTTCCAATCACATTTAATGGAACTATTTACTACTTGCACAAAATGTATGGCTGATACTGTTGGAGAAATAATGTACACTCGTGGGTCTATGGTGAAAATCAAACAAGAgtgtaaaatatgtttatatgttcGTTTCTGGTTTAGTCAGCCTTTTGTTGGAAACAAACCAGCGGGAAATTTGTCAATATCAGCAGGAATTTTGTTCTCTGGATCAGTACCAAGTAAGGCATTGAGGATGTTGAAATTTATGAATATTTGTGGAATCAGCATGTCCTCTTATATGAACCACCAGAAGTTTTACTTGTACCCTGCAATAGGACACGTATGGCACAATTACCAGAACGATTATGCCAACGATATTCAGCAGCAACAAAGATCTGTGACACTTGGAGGAGATGGTAGAGCTGACACTCCTGGACATTCAGCCAAGTTTGGCAGTTATACCATGCTTGATCTAGATGAGGGAGTTGTTGTTGACATTCAACTTGTACAGGAtagaatttga
- the LOC143059421 gene encoding LOW QUALITY PROTEIN: uncharacterized protein LOC143059421 (The sequence of the model RefSeq protein was modified relative to this genomic sequence to represent the inferred CDS: deleted 2 bases in 1 codon; substituted 1 base at 1 genomic stop codon) → MPRGDRGGSSRGSGTRCVAANCGNTNADGFSLHSFPKDPNLRRKWTGFVKLKRANWDGPTEFSALCSVHFIIDDFPFRHRFEIEHMGRAPKKAKLNVGAVPTVHSPSIAKQVSMVKEKPLETEQPIPTTPKHTLPRLEMLSPSETSTCQSSPPKKIRRGYIKREAARLVADHYQNISTVSEPAEEDKQETSVSEPAEDIDQPDNHVMDFEEVVEYEVDDPKPTTASFSCQVNKRPKKRSKYCQTNSKNTKYQKPAVKMRTIGTQTDGTNEIQPPKPLMSDAFQLVRPDNLKPLTMPRKSKEHARSSTTTIDEPFSSPMKDDQESDPSYQPLSPSSDDNDEQEMRNIHVPVEEDSKFIVFQSHLMELFTTCTKCMADTVGEIMYTRGSMVKIKQECKICLYVRFWFSQPFVGNKPAGNLSISAGILFSGSVPSKALRMLKFMNICGISMSSYMNHQKFYLYPAIGHVWHNYQNDYANDIQQQQXRSVTLGGDGRADTPGHSAKFGSYTMLDLDEGVVVDIQLLSFQSNEVKSSCHMEKEGLQRSVEFFKHHNINIKTLVTDRHVQIKKWVRENMEDTTHAFDVWHVAKGMKKKLFALSKEKDCSDVSPWIKSMVNHMYWTAASSANLNEDLILAKWQSISNHIISIHDGHSTLFPSCQHDDLEGRERHKKWLKPGSKVYEKLQDIVNSRQMKKDIPMLSSGQQTSELEGFHSVVNHFAPKMIGFSFHGMLSRQWLAAMHFNENSNRDHAFTQDGKARYKIVYPKYKKGEHTVRKIPVDPTFEYVESLMKTVFNIAKVSHMNKEGIQLLVDVPPPLCSQYERPDKEEAIQSLLARFNRCQPHENQCSSGADQGRQSGS, encoded by the exons ATGCCGAGAGGAGATCGCGGAGGTTCAAGTAGAGGCAGTGGGACGAGATGTGTAGCAGCTAATTGTGGGAACACAAATGCGGATGGATTTTCTTTGCATTCCTTCCCAAAAGACCCTAATCTTCGTAGAAAATGGACAGGGTTTGTGAAACTTAAGAGAGCCAACTGGGATGGACCAACGGAGTTTTCAGCCCTATGTTCCGTTCATTTTATCATTGATGACTTCCCATTCAGGCATAGGTTCGAGATTGAACATATGGGTAGAGCCCCGAAGAAGGCGAAGCTGAATGTTGGTGCTGTACCTACTGTACATAGTCCAAGTATTGCAAAGCAAGTTAGCATGGTTAAGGAGAAGCCTCTTGAAACAGAGCAACCTATACCGACGACCCCGAAACACACACTTCCACGTCTGGAGATGTTATCACCCTCAGAGACATCAACATGTCAAAGTTCTCCTCCAAAGAAGATCAGAAGAGGCTATATAAAAAGAGAAGCTGCAAGG TTAGTTGCTGATCACTATCAGAATATTAGTACTGTCAGTGAACCAGCTGAGGAGGACAAGCAGGAGACTTCTGTCAGTGAACCAGCTGAGGATATAGATCAACCAGACAACCATGTAATGGATTTTGAAGAG gTAGTAGAATATGAAGTTGATGATCCAAAACCAACTACAGCTTCATTTAGTTGCCAggtcaacaaaagaccaaaaaagagATCAAAGTATTGCCAGACTAATTCAAAGAACACAAAGTATCAGAAACCTGCAGTGAAAATGAGGACAATTG GAACACAAACAGATGGTACAAATGAAATTCAGCCACCAAAGCCCTTGATGAGCGATGCATTTCAGCTGGTCCGACCAGATAATTTGAAACCTTTGACAATGCCAAGAAAGTCCAAAGAACATGCTCGATCATCAACCACCACCATTGATGAACCATTTTCCTCTCCAATGAAAGATGATCAAGAATCAGATCCTAGCTACCAACCTCTTTCACCTTCTTCAGATGATAATGATGAGCAGGAAATGAG AAACATACATGTACCTGTAGAAGAAGACAGCAAATTCATTGTGTTCCAATCACATTTAATGGAACTATTTACTACTTGCACAAAATGTATGGCTGATACTGTTGGAGAAATAATGTACACTCGTGGGTCTATGGTGAAAATCAAACAAGAgtgtaaaatatgtttatatgttcGTTTCTGGTTTAGTCAGCCTTTTGTTGGAAACAAACCAGCGGGAAATTTGTCAATATCAGCAGGAATTTTGTTCTCTGGATCAGTACCAAGTAAGGCATTGAGGATGTTGAAATTTATGAATATTTGTGGAATCAGCATGTCCTCTTATATGAACCACCAGAAGTTTTACTTGTACCCTGCAATAGGACACGTATGGCACAATTACCAGAACGATTATGCCAACGATATTCAGCAGCAACAA TAAAGATCTGTGACACTTGGAGGAGATGGTAGAGCTGACACTCCTGGACATTCAGCCAAGTTTGGCAGTTATACCATGCTTGATCTAGATGAGGGAGTTGTTGTTGACATTCAACTT TTATCCTTTCAGAGTAACGAAGTCAAAAGCAGTTGCCATATGGAGAAGGAGGGGCTTCAGAGGAGTGTGGAATTTTTTAAGCACCATAACATCAACATAAAAACACTGGTGACTGATAGACATGTCCAAATTAAAAAATGGGTCAGAGAGAATATGGAAGATACCACTCATGCATTTGATGTATGGCATGTAGCTAAAG GAATGAAGAAAAAACTATTTGCTTTATCGAAGGAAAAGGATTGTTCAGATGTGTCTCCATGGATCAAGAGCATGGTGAATCATATGTACTGGACCGCTGCTTCATCTGCAAACCTGAATGAAGACTTGATATTAGCAAAGTGGCAATCTATTTCCAATCATATAATTAGCATTCATGATGGACATAGCACACTGTTCCCCTCTTGTCAACATGATGATCTGGAGGGAAGGGAAAGACACAAAAAGTGGTTAAAACCAG GTTCCAAAGTTTATGAAAAGCTGCAAGACATTGTCAACAGCAGGCAGATGAAGAAGGACATTCCTATGCTGTCATCTGGACAACAGACTTCAGAACTTGAGGGATTTCATTCAGTGGTGAATCATTTTGCACCTAAAATGATTGGTTTTTCATTCCATGGAATGCTTTCTAG GCAATGGCTTGCAGCAATGCATTTTAACGAGAACAGCAATCGGGACCATGCTTTCACACAGGATGGTAAAGCAAGATACAAGATAGTGTATCCTAAATACAAAAAAGGAGAGCACACTGTGAGAAAAATTCCAGTCGATCCCACATTTG aatatgtaGAGAGTCTGATGAAAACAGTTTTCAACATTGCAAAAGTCTCGCACATGAACAAGGAAGGTATTCAACTACTGGTAGATGTTCCACCTCCACTTTGTAGCCAGTACGAGAGACCAGACAAAGAAGAAGCCATACAAAGCCTTCTTGCTAGATTTAATCGCTGTCAGCCTCATGAAAACCAGTGTAGTTCTGGTGCAGATCAGGGAAGACAGTCCGGATCTTAA